In one window of Meiothermus sp. DNA:
- a CDS encoding winged helix-turn-helix domain-containing protein produces the protein MHLAKHQRRPWLELKLRHHPDNLHALYRESEDLVERARWHAIWLLTTGHSIPEVAQILGYSIRWVRDTLHRYNEGRPMADLRLQNPGQSPLLPPELQEAFRQALLEPHPRDGIWTIRNAAEWLSQRLGRPVDPRRAWSWMRRLGFAPLRPRPRHRQADPEAQAAFKKNSS, from the coding sequence ATGCACCTGGCCAAACACCAACGCCGCCCCTGGCTGGAGCTCAAGCTGCGGCACCACCCGGACAACCTGCACGCCCTCTACCGGGAAAGCGAAGACCTCGTGGAGCGAGCCCGCTGGCACGCCATCTGGCTCCTCACTACGGGCCACTCCATCCCCGAAGTTGCCCAGATCCTGGGCTACTCCATCCGCTGGGTCCGCGACACCCTCCACCGCTACAACGAAGGCCGGCCCATGGCCGACCTCCGGCTGCAAAATCCCGGCCAGTCTCCCTTGCTCCCCCCAGAACTGCAAGAGGCCTTCCGCCAGGCCCTCCTGGAACCCCATCCCCGGGACGGGATATGGACCATCCGGAACGCCGCCGAGTGGCTCAGCCAGAGGCTGGGACGTCCCGTAGACCCCCGGCGGGCCTGGAGCTGGATGCGCCGCCTGGGCTTTGCTCCCCTGCGCCCAAGACCCCGCCATCGGCAGGCCGACCCCGAGGCGCAGGCAGCTTTCAAAAAAAACTCTTCCTGA
- a CDS encoding YkgJ family cysteine cluster protein — MNPVLRQAVARAHQNLDTRTEHYLAQHGLKVSCRQGCFSCCCAWVVVGLAEAEYLREVLEAHQPEVLARVEAEGQKRLERIAQEKHKADFPTAYFLEANPCPLLTPEGACSVHPHRPLACRGVLTNLTARYCAPGVVPALRGKERAAYQGQLKPWHGPEHYLKRPWQYSERAAQRLWATEQQVRGFTVIAELASLIYLLGVEAFRKALEQGLPAMQRWLEDRGVLGGKWGFWAG, encoded by the coding sequence ATGAACCCGGTTTTGCGGCAAGCGGTGGCTCGAGCGCACCAGAACCTGGACACCCGCACCGAACACTACCTGGCCCAGCATGGCCTGAAAGTGAGTTGCCGTCAGGGTTGCTTTTCTTGTTGCTGTGCCTGGGTGGTGGTCGGGTTGGCCGAGGCCGAATATCTGCGCGAAGTGCTCGAGGCCCATCAACCCGAGGTGCTAGCCCGTGTCGAGGCTGAGGGCCAAAAAAGACTCGAGCGCATCGCGCAAGAAAAGCATAAAGCCGATTTTCCCACCGCGTATTTTCTGGAGGCCAACCCCTGTCCTCTGCTCACGCCGGAAGGAGCCTGCTCGGTGCACCCCCACCGCCCCCTGGCCTGCCGGGGAGTACTGACCAACCTGACAGCCCGCTACTGCGCGCCTGGGGTGGTACCCGCGCTCCGGGGCAAGGAACGGGCCGCCTACCAGGGCCAGCTCAAACCCTGGCACGGCCCCGAGCACTACCTGAAGCGGCCCTGGCAGTATTCTGAGCGCGCGGCCCAAAGACTATGGGCCACCGAACAGCAAGTGCGCGGTTTTACCGTGATCGCAGAGCTGGCAAGCTTGATTTATTTGCTCGGAGTGGAGGCGTTCAGAAAAGCGCTCGAGCAGGGTCTACCGGCCATGCAGCGATGGCTCGAGGACAGAGGCGTGCTTGGTGGTAAGTGGGGGTTTTGGGCTGGCTGA
- the glgP gene encoding alpha-glucan family phosphorylase, producing the protein MNVIGRITAMPALPEPLKGLREVAYNLWWSWNPEAQHLFEQINPSQWKRFRSNPVRALLEAEPERLLALAENAGYVGAVEATVANFRHYLQTRPQKPPRIAYFSMEYGFHESLPIYSGGLGILAGDHIKAASDLGLSLTGIGMFYHEGYFRQQLTPEGQQREVYEDLLPEELPLQVVLKDGKPLKVGVEFPGRTVYVMAYKAQVGTIPVYLMSTNLPENRPEDRALTARLYAPGQEIRIEQEMILGIGGVRLLRALGLSPEVWHMNEGHAAFLGLERMREMVAAGSAFSEALEATAAGALFTTHTPVPAGHDTFPLDLVERYLDGWWNKLGISKEEFVALGREEKSYGPVFSMSNLALHTSRAAGGVSALHGEVSREMFQHLWKGLEPEEVPIRHITNGIHTFTFLHPELHSLYERTFPKTWAEQLHDPSQWTVDRLEEDELWRIRNKLRAGLIEEVRLRLFEQRRRNGDLPASLRAAEKVLDPTVLTIGFARRFATYKRAILMFTDPERLVSILNGPLPVQFVFAGKAHPKDEPGKEFIKKLAEKIKALGLEDKMILLEDYDMSLARSLVQGVDVWLNTPRRPMEASGTSGMKAALNGALNFSILDGWWAEAFNTTNGWAIGDDRTYATEEAQDHADAQSFYDTLQYEIIPLFYARGAVGTPSGWLAMVRDSIRTCGPTYSAQRMVDEYHHKFYTPLAKRADHLLENNAAVLKEVAAWKRQVQSAWNNVKVWVEAPHAAANQPLQLRAFVQAYGIPTETLKVELVVRRSSGDLEVVALKPSGQEREALLYTGTYLPARPGSYLYGVRVVALHPELSCPREVAFVKWAAAVVEETVKV; encoded by the coding sequence ATGAATGTCATCGGTCGAATCACCGCTATGCCCGCCCTGCCTGAGCCCCTAAAGGGACTGCGCGAGGTCGCCTACAATCTCTGGTGGAGCTGGAATCCAGAGGCACAGCACCTCTTCGAACAAATTAATCCTTCACAGTGGAAGCGCTTCCGGTCGAACCCGGTGCGGGCCTTGCTGGAAGCCGAACCCGAGCGCCTCCTGGCCCTGGCCGAAAATGCAGGTTATGTGGGTGCGGTAGAAGCCACCGTTGCTAACTTCCGCCATTACCTGCAAACCCGCCCCCAAAAACCCCCACGGATTGCCTACTTCTCGATGGAGTATGGCTTCCATGAGTCGCTGCCCATTTACTCCGGGGGCCTGGGCATTCTGGCTGGCGACCACATCAAAGCGGCCTCGGATCTGGGGCTAAGCCTGACCGGCATCGGCATGTTCTATCACGAGGGCTATTTTCGCCAGCAGCTCACACCGGAGGGCCAGCAAAGGGAGGTCTACGAGGATTTGCTGCCCGAGGAGCTGCCCTTACAAGTTGTTCTCAAGGACGGCAAGCCCCTGAAAGTGGGCGTAGAGTTTCCCGGACGCACCGTATATGTGATGGCCTACAAGGCCCAGGTAGGCACCATTCCGGTCTACCTGATGAGCACCAACCTGCCCGAAAACCGCCCCGAGGACCGCGCCCTCACCGCAAGGCTCTATGCTCCAGGTCAGGAAATTCGCATCGAGCAGGAGATGATTCTGGGCATTGGCGGGGTGCGGCTGTTGCGGGCTTTGGGGCTTTCGCCCGAGGTCTGGCACATGAACGAGGGCCACGCGGCGTTCCTGGGCCTGGAGCGCATGCGGGAGATGGTAGCTGCAGGAAGCGCCTTCAGCGAAGCCCTCGAGGCCACTGCGGCTGGGGCCCTCTTCACCACCCATACCCCCGTACCGGCCGGACACGACACCTTTCCGCTAGATCTGGTGGAGCGTTACCTGGATGGTTGGTGGAATAAGCTGGGCATCAGCAAAGAAGAGTTTGTTGCCCTGGGGCGCGAGGAAAAGAGCTATGGCCCGGTCTTCAGCATGTCCAACCTGGCCCTGCACACCTCCCGCGCCGCTGGCGGGGTTTCGGCCTTGCACGGTGAGGTCTCCCGTGAGATGTTCCAGCACCTGTGGAAGGGCTTAGAGCCGGAGGAAGTCCCCATCAGGCACATCACCAACGGCATCCACACCTTCACCTTCCTGCACCCGGAGCTGCATAGCCTCTACGAGCGCACCTTTCCCAAAACCTGGGCCGAGCAACTGCACGACCCCAGCCAGTGGACCGTAGACAGGCTCGAGGAGGACGAGCTGTGGCGCATCCGCAACAAGCTGCGGGCTGGTCTGATTGAGGAAGTACGACTCCGGCTATTTGAGCAGCGCCGCCGCAATGGCGACCTCCCGGCCAGCCTGCGGGCTGCCGAAAAGGTGCTCGACCCCACCGTGCTCACCATCGGGTTTGCCCGCCGTTTTGCCACCTACAAGCGGGCTATCCTGATGTTCACCGACCCCGAGCGCCTGGTCTCGATATTGAATGGCCCCTTGCCGGTGCAGTTTGTTTTTGCCGGTAAGGCCCACCCCAAGGACGAACCCGGCAAGGAGTTCATCAAGAAGTTGGCCGAGAAAATCAAGGCGCTGGGCCTGGAAGACAAGATGATTTTGCTCGAGGACTATGACATGAGCCTGGCCCGCAGCCTGGTGCAGGGGGTGGATGTCTGGCTCAATACCCCCCGCAGGCCCATGGAAGCCTCGGGCACCTCAGGCATGAAGGCCGCCCTCAACGGCGCCCTGAACTTCTCCATTCTGGACGGCTGGTGGGCCGAGGCCTTCAACACCACCAACGGCTGGGCCATCGGCGACGACCGTACCTATGCCACCGAGGAAGCCCAGGATCACGCCGACGCCCAGAGCTTCTACGACACCCTGCAATACGAGATTATCCCGCTCTTTTATGCCCGGGGCGCCGTAGGCACGCCCTCAGGCTGGCTGGCCATGGTGCGCGACAGCATTCGCACCTGTGGGCCCACCTACTCGGCCCAGCGCATGGTGGATGAGTACCACCACAAGTTCTATACCCCTCTGGCTAAGCGGGCAGACCACCTACTGGAGAACAATGCCGCTGTGCTCAAGGAAGTAGCAGCCTGGAAAAGACAGGTACAAAGTGCCTGGAACAACGTGAAGGTCTGGGTCGAGGCTCCGCATGCCGCTGCCAACCAGCCCTTGCAGTTGCGGGCTTTCGTGCAAGCCTATGGCATTCCCACCGAGACGCTCAAGGTTGAGCTCGTTGTGCGCCGCAGCAGCGGTGACCTCGAGGTCGTGGCCCTGAAGCCCAGCGGCCAGGAGCGCGAGGCCCTTCTGTACACCGGCACCTACCTGCCGGCCCGACCCGGCAGTTACCTGTATGGGGTACGGGTGGTGGCGCTGCACCCCGAGCTTTCCTGTCCGCGTGAGGTGGCTTTCGTGAAGTGGGCCGCAGCCGTAGTCGAAGAGACAGTAAAGGTGTAA
- a CDS encoding helix-turn-helix transcriptional regulator, with protein MDLEARIQRLETRLAALEQASRAPSEPPEGDLWALEHLRQAARPGGEVVFAGYAELASGSWGWQWGLPVGELLSAPWAEVAETLAALGHPLRLEILRAVLNGQSNTQDLQHLAEIGTTGQLYHHLKELQGAGWLKVGKRGTYAVPPERIIPLLVILSAAGGETLAMRKGKKGGSDEMLDGHGNPAAGAGPGSGPAHP; from the coding sequence GTGGATTTAGAAGCCCGCATCCAGCGGCTCGAGACCCGCCTAGCCGCCCTGGAACAAGCCTCGAGGGCACCATCGGAGCCACCCGAAGGCGACCTTTGGGCGCTGGAGCATCTGCGTCAGGCCGCCCGGCCGGGTGGCGAGGTGGTCTTTGCGGGATATGCCGAGCTGGCTTCAGGTAGCTGGGGTTGGCAGTGGGGTTTGCCGGTTGGCGAGCTGTTGAGCGCGCCGTGGGCAGAGGTGGCCGAAACCCTCGCCGCTTTGGGTCACCCTTTGCGCCTGGAAATTCTTCGGGCGGTATTGAATGGCCAGAGCAACACCCAGGACCTGCAGCATCTCGCCGAAATTGGCACCACCGGTCAGCTTTACCACCACCTCAAAGAACTGCAAGGCGCGGGCTGGCTTAAGGTCGGCAAACGAGGAACTTACGCGGTGCCCCCCGAGCGCATCATCCCCTTACTGGTCATCCTGAGCGCCGCCGGGGGTGAAACCCTGGCAATGCGGAAGGGAAAAAAAGGAGGTAGCGATGAAATGCTGGATGGTCATGGTAACCCTGCTGCTGGGGCTGGGCCTGGCTCAGGCCCCGCTCACCCCTAA
- a CDS encoding serine hydrolase: MKCWMVMVTLLLGLGLAQAPLTPKAALERLFTEQPTRPEWFAPVFLQQVSVAQVEAILAQLKQTLGKYEGVEPEGPNFRVVFEQGIVPAQISLDAQGRIQGLFFRPPQPKKALSPEQLLAEYRKLPGQVSVWVQEGSRERLNLNPEAVLAVGSSFKLAVLEALRQQIEAGQRRWSDTVPLRPEWKSLPSGTLQNLPDGTPLSLEQYATQMISISDNTATDALIAIVGREAVEKLAPRNRPFLTTREAFVLKNPQNREWLQRYRANPGDRAALLAPLANLPLPDAGVFAGGPVAIDVEWFFTTRELCELMSKVQALPLMSLNPGVANPADWQRVAYKGGSEPGVLNLTTWLTGKNGQQYCVSATWNNPQAPLDENQFFLLYTSLLNTLK; this comes from the coding sequence ATGAAATGCTGGATGGTCATGGTAACCCTGCTGCTGGGGCTGGGCCTGGCTCAGGCCCCGCTCACCCCTAAAGCAGCCCTCGAGCGCCTCTTCACCGAGCAGCCCACCAGGCCCGAGTGGTTTGCGCCGGTCTTCTTGCAGCAGGTCTCGGTGGCCCAGGTCGAGGCCATCCTGGCCCAGCTCAAGCAAACGCTGGGCAAATACGAGGGCGTGGAGCCCGAAGGCCCCAACTTCAGGGTGGTCTTTGAACAAGGTATCGTACCCGCGCAAATATCGCTCGACGCCCAGGGCCGCATCCAGGGACTCTTCTTCCGCCCGCCCCAGCCCAAAAAAGCCCTCAGTCCCGAACAACTGCTGGCTGAGTACCGCAAGCTGCCCGGGCAGGTAAGCGTGTGGGTGCAGGAGGGGAGCCGGGAGCGGTTGAACCTGAACCCAGAGGCGGTGCTGGCGGTGGGCTCGAGCTTCAAACTGGCGGTGCTGGAAGCCCTGCGCCAGCAGATCGAGGCCGGGCAGCGCCGGTGGAGCGATACCGTACCTTTGCGCCCGGAGTGGAAAAGCCTGCCCAGCGGCACCTTGCAAAACCTGCCCGATGGCACCCCTTTAAGCCTCGAGCAGTACGCCACCCAGATGATCTCCATCTCCGACAACACCGCTACCGATGCGCTCATCGCCATAGTAGGGCGCGAGGCGGTAGAAAAGCTGGCCCCGCGCAACCGGCCCTTCCTGACGACCCGCGAGGCTTTTGTCCTCAAGAACCCACAAAACAGGGAATGGCTCCAGCGCTACCGGGCCAATCCCGGTGACCGGGCGGCCCTGCTGGCCCCACTGGCCAACCTGCCCTTGCCCGATGCGGGGGTGTTTGCCGGGGGGCCGGTGGCCATTGACGTGGAGTGGTTTTTTACCACCCGCGAGCTGTGTGAGCTGATGAGCAAGGTGCAGGCTTTACCCTTGATGTCGCTCAACCCGGGCGTGGCCAACCCCGCCGACTGGCAACGGGTGGCCTACAAAGGAGGCTCGGAGCCGGGGGTGCTCAACCTGACCACCTGGCTCACCGGCAAAAACGGCCAGCAGTACTGCGTCTCGGCCACTTGGAACAACCCCCAGGCCCCCCTGGACGAAAACCAGTTCTTCTTGCTCTACACCAGCCTCTTGAACACCTTGAAGTAG
- the mtnA gene encoding S-methyl-5-thioribose-1-phosphate isomerase: protein MRVVPFRFEENTFWLLDQRKLPFEEVWVPCKSAQETALGIKEMVVRGAPAIGVTAAYGMVLAHLSGEKPAQADALLRQSRPTAVNLFYALDRMKPHWGNLEASLQEAKAIWTEVEATEQAISQHGARVLKGQVLTHCNTGPLATGGFGTALGAIIEAHRQGRVTHVWVDETRPYLQGARLTAYELQKAGVPATLITDNMAAYQMGQGQVDAVILGTDRMALNGDFANKIGTYGLAILAQYHGIPFYPALPLSSVDPKLESGAQIPIEERSAREVTFIRGQPIAPEGFPAAHPGFDVTPHHLITGIVTEKGVLYPPFDESLRAALGIG from the coding sequence ATGCGTGTGGTGCCCTTTCGTTTTGAAGAAAACACCTTTTGGCTCTTGGATCAGCGCAAGCTCCCTTTCGAAGAAGTCTGGGTGCCCTGCAAAAGCGCCCAGGAAACGGCCTTGGGCATCAAGGAGATGGTGGTGCGCGGGGCCCCGGCCATCGGGGTGACGGCAGCCTATGGTATGGTGCTGGCCCACCTGTCGGGCGAGAAGCCCGCTCAGGCCGATGCCCTGCTACGCCAGAGCCGCCCCACCGCGGTCAATCTGTTTTATGCCTTAGACCGCATGAAACCCCACTGGGGCAACCTGGAGGCCTCGCTTCAGGAAGCCAAAGCGATTTGGACCGAGGTCGAAGCCACCGAACAGGCCATCAGCCAGCACGGGGCGCGGGTGCTCAAAGGCCAGGTGCTCACCCACTGCAACACAGGTCCCCTGGCCACCGGCGGTTTTGGCACCGCCCTGGGGGCGATCATTGAGGCCCACCGGCAGGGCCGGGTAACCCACGTCTGGGTAGACGAGACCCGCCCTTACCTGCAAGGAGCCCGCCTGACCGCCTACGAACTACAAAAAGCCGGGGTGCCCGCCACCCTGATTACCGACAACATGGCGGCCTATCAGATGGGCCAAGGCCAGGTAGACGCCGTCATTCTGGGCACCGACCGCATGGCCCTAAACGGCGACTTTGCCAACAAAATAGGCACCTATGGCCTGGCTATTCTGGCCCAGTACCACGGCATTCCCTTCTACCCGGCCCTGCCGCTCTCATCGGTAGACCCCAAGCTAGAAAGCGGTGCCCAGATTCCCATCGAAGAGCGCTCGGCTCGGGAGGTCACGTTCATTCGGGGGCAGCCCATCGCACCCGAGGGCTTCCCTGCTGCCCATCCGGGCTTCGATGTAACCCCCCATCATCTGATAACCGGCATCGTGACCGAGAAGGGCGTGCTCTACCCGCCCTTCGATGAATCGCTGCGGGCTGCACTTGGCATTGGGTAA
- a CDS encoding phosphoribosyltransferase family protein: MPRHLPHFVYLGDYQRFGQLAKAIKYQGRRELATFLGQQIALGAKQAEWRLDGITSVPTLFNRKVKRGYNQAELLAQAVAEKLHVPYQDLLLRVTWDTSQTRKTLQKRLELPETTFQPKSPVKGIWLLVDDVVTTGTTFERARKALLEAGATRVFGAAIAVKSPHDLSRYSL; the protein is encoded by the coding sequence GTGCCCCGTCACCTGCCCCATTTTGTGTACCTAGGCGATTACCAGCGGTTTGGCCAGCTGGCCAAGGCCATCAAGTATCAGGGCCGGCGCGAGTTGGCCACCTTTTTAGGCCAGCAGATTGCGCTGGGGGCCAAACAGGCCGAATGGAGGCTCGACGGCATAACCTCGGTGCCCACCCTTTTCAACCGCAAGGTAAAGCGCGGCTACAACCAGGCCGAACTACTGGCCCAAGCAGTCGCAGAAAAACTGCACGTTCCCTACCAGGACTTGCTCCTGCGCGTCACGTGGGATACTTCGCAAACCAGAAAAACCTTGCAGAAGCGCCTCGAGCTCCCCGAGACCACTTTTCAACCTAAGAGCCCTGTAAAGGGCATCTGGCTGCTGGTAGACGACGTCGTGACCACCGGCACCACCTTTGAACGGGCCCGCAAAGCCTTGCTCGAGGCCGGCGCCACCAGGGTCTTTGGCGCGGCAATTGCGGTAAAAAGCCCACACGATCTATCCCGCTATTCCCTATAA
- a CDS encoding DUF4258 domain-containing protein — MIKRSRIRRLEELLPYIREGRYRIGPHVAKHMLQEGFIEHDVLQAVEWGREMAVYPEDQRMLVLGYMVFPPQLKLPLHVVLEYREPRWVDIVTAFIPKKPHQVYSRARIAAILRYDGTFQEVRWVRPKFLTAEDIPH; from the coding sequence ATGATTAAGCGTTCGCGCATCCGCAGGCTCGAGGAACTCCTCCCCTACATTCGCGAAGGCCGCTACCGCATAGGCCCCCATGTGGCCAAACACATGCTGCAAGAGGGCTTCATCGAGCACGATGTGTTGCAGGCCGTGGAGTGGGGCCGCGAGATGGCGGTCTACCCCGAAGATCAGCGGATGCTGGTACTGGGCTACATGGTTTTTCCGCCCCAGCTCAAGCTGCCCCTGCACGTGGTGCTGGAGTACCGCGAACCGCGCTGGGTGGATATCGTGACCGCCTTTATCCCCAAAAAACCCCACCAGGTGTACTCCAGGGCCCGCATCGCCGCCATTCTGCGTTACGACGGAACCTTTCAGGAAGTGCGCTGGGTCAGGCCCAAGTTCCTCACTGCCGAGGACATCCCGCACTAA
- the ribF gene encoding riboflavin biosynthesis protein RibF: MLLINDPSDAPAGPKVVAIGSFDGLHLGHQHLIHQAQQEAKNQHIPLLVYTFDPPSKVFMKGEGFLTDLSEKLELLRGLGVEIALIVPFTEAFSKRSKDDFLGDLRTLEAQRIFVGADFRFGQGRAGSLEDLNTVAPTQILPLLELSGGPVKSSRIRDLLREGEVDEAKLLLGRAYTARGIVQEGDKLGRRLGFPTANIEVAPLKILPMGVFAVRVQTPQGRFGGMANIGYRPTVSGQVLRFEVHLFGFTGDLYGQELSVEFLTKLRGEKKFESLEALKAQLSQDAELARKVLGF; this comes from the coding sequence ATGCTGCTCATCAACGACCCTTCCGACGCACCCGCCGGCCCCAAGGTGGTGGCCATAGGCAGCTTTGATGGCCTGCACCTCGGGCACCAGCACCTGATCCACCAGGCCCAGCAGGAGGCCAAGAACCAGCACATTCCGCTGCTCGTCTATACCTTCGACCCCCCCAGCAAGGTTTTCATGAAAGGGGAGGGCTTCCTGACCGATCTGTCGGAGAAGCTCGAGCTCTTGCGGGGCCTGGGGGTCGAAATCGCCCTGATCGTGCCCTTCACCGAGGCTTTCTCAAAGCGCAGCAAAGATGACTTCCTGGGCGACCTGCGCACCCTGGAAGCCCAGCGCATCTTTGTGGGCGCCGACTTCCGCTTTGGACAGGGGAGGGCCGGGAGCCTGGAAGATCTGAATACGGTGGCCCCCACCCAGATTCTGCCTCTGCTCGAGCTGAGCGGCGGGCCGGTTAAGTCGAGCCGCATTCGCGACCTGTTGCGCGAGGGCGAAGTAGACGAGGCCAAGCTGCTCTTGGGGCGGGCGTACACTGCCCGGGGTATCGTGCAGGAGGGTGACAAACTTGGGCGGCGGTTGGGTTTCCCCACTGCCAATATCGAAGTAGCCCCCCTCAAAATTCTGCCGATGGGGGTGTTCGCTGTGCGGGTGCAGACCCCGCAAGGTCGCTTTGGCGGCATGGCCAACATAGGCTACCGCCCGACCGTCTCGGGTCAGGTATTGCGCTTCGAGGTGCATCTGTTTGGCTTTACGGGCGACTTATATGGTCAGGAACTCAGCGTGGAGTTCCTCACCAAACTGCGCGGTGAAAAGAAGTTTGAGAGCCTGGAAGCCCTCAAAGCCCAACTGTCTCAAGATGCAGAACTTGCCCGCAAGGTGCTGGGCTTTTAG
- a CDS encoding NUDIX hydrolase, which translates to MALRQYLYKGRILNLALEGPYEIVEHADAVAVLVEQGGKLLFVRQYRPAIGSETLEIPAGLIDPGETPEQAALRELAEEAQLTGELHYLTGFYLSPGFCDEKLHVFRATHLRAAYAQPDDDEDIAVEWHNPRQVLRDAREGKVQISASALAGILFYLCERTEEDAAYE; encoded by the coding sequence ATGGCCCTACGACAATACCTTTACAAAGGCCGTATCCTCAACCTGGCCCTCGAGGGCCCCTACGAGATTGTCGAACACGCCGATGCCGTAGCGGTTCTGGTCGAACAGGGGGGCAAGCTGCTGTTCGTGCGCCAGTACAGGCCGGCCATCGGTAGCGAGACCCTGGAGATTCCGGCAGGTCTTATAGACCCCGGCGAAACCCCCGAGCAAGCTGCACTGCGCGAGCTGGCCGAGGAGGCCCAGCTCACCGGCGAGCTGCACTACCTGACCGGCTTTTACCTCTCGCCGGGCTTTTGTGACGAAAAGCTGCACGTGTTCAGGGCCACCCACCTGCGCGCGGCCTATGCACAACCCGACGACGACGAGGACATCGCGGTAGAATGGCACAATCCGCGCCAGGTTCTGCGGGATGCCCGCGAAGGCAAGGTGCAGATATCGGCCTCGGCTCTGGCGGGAATTTTGTTCTACCTGTGTGAGCGGACGGAAGAAGATGCGGCTTACGAATAG
- a CDS encoding NUDIX domain-containing protein: MTPLAQYVAGFLFTPDKTRVVLMRKHRADPDARLFNGVGGKIGLDELPKTAMSRVFKEETGVAIPAKEWMALARLESYAFQVYFYVAVSELAQEIQGKGEDEVGIFAVKDLFAGPVVPSVRWLVPLAFDSRVRFPVIFDGTP, translated from the coding sequence ATGACCCCCCTAGCTCAGTATGTCGCTGGTTTTCTTTTCACCCCGGACAAAACTCGAGTGGTGCTGATGCGAAAGCACCGTGCCGACCCGGATGCACGGCTGTTCAATGGGGTAGGCGGCAAAATAGGGCTCGATGAACTGCCCAAAACCGCCATGTCCAGGGTATTCAAGGAAGAAACCGGCGTCGCCATTCCCGCCAAAGAATGGATGGCGCTGGCAAGGCTGGAAAGTTATGCCTTTCAAGTCTATTTCTATGTCGCAGTCTCGGAGCTGGCCCAGGAAATCCAGGGCAAGGGCGAGGATGAAGTGGGTATCTTTGCCGTTAAGGATCTTTTTGCAGGCCCCGTAGTGCCCAGTGTGCGCTGGTTGGTTCCCCTGGCTTTTGATAGCCGGGTGCGTTTCCCTGTCATTTTCGATGGCACACCCTAG